The following coding sequences are from one Streptomyces sp. NBC_00536 window:
- a CDS encoding discoidin domain-containing protein — protein sequence MRPNASLPAPARRGTVTLVTAVLLLVGGLLLALPDRAGAAADPLISRGRPATASSSETSAFGPEKAFDGDPATRWASAEGKDPQWIRVDLGANANVTRVSVSWEAAYAKAYRVEISADGATWTRLANETAGNGGTDDWPGLSGKGRYLRVYGTARGTTYGYSLHEVEVYGTLDGGTPPTGAFSVVAAGDIAAQCTASDSGCAHPKTAALAQRLAPKFYLTMGDNQYDDARIADYRAYYDKSWGAFKDKTHPVPGNHETYDPAGSLAGYKAYFGPIAYPQGKSYYSFDEGNWHFIALDSNSFDQSAQIDWLKADLAKNSKQCVAAYWHHPLYSSGGHGNDPVSKPVWNILYAAKADLILNGHDHHYERFAPQDPNGKATADGITEIVGGMGGAEPYPIENVQPNSQKRISGQYGVLKLDFTDSGYSWSYIGTDGKAKDTSPKYTCH from the coding sequence ATGCGCCCGAACGCCTCATTACCCGCGCCCGCACGGCGCGGCACGGTGACCCTGGTCACCGCCGTACTCCTCCTCGTCGGCGGCCTGTTGCTCGCCCTGCCCGACCGGGCAGGGGCCGCGGCCGACCCCCTCATCTCACGCGGCAGACCCGCCACCGCGTCCTCCTCCGAAACCTCCGCCTTCGGCCCGGAGAAGGCCTTCGACGGCGACCCGGCCACCCGCTGGGCGAGCGCCGAGGGCAAGGATCCGCAATGGATCCGCGTCGACCTCGGCGCCAACGCCAATGTCACGCGCGTGTCCGTCAGTTGGGAGGCCGCCTACGCCAAGGCCTACCGGGTCGAGATCTCCGCCGACGGCGCCACCTGGACCCGCCTCGCGAACGAGACCGCGGGCAACGGCGGCACCGACGACTGGCCGGGCCTCTCCGGCAAGGGCCGCTACCTGCGCGTCTACGGAACCGCGCGGGGCACCACGTACGGCTACTCGCTGCACGAGGTCGAGGTGTACGGCACCCTCGACGGCGGCACCCCGCCCACCGGCGCCTTCAGCGTCGTCGCCGCCGGTGACATCGCCGCCCAGTGCACCGCCTCCGACAGCGGCTGCGCCCACCCGAAGACGGCCGCGCTGGCCCAGCGGCTCGCCCCGAAGTTCTACCTGACGATGGGCGACAACCAGTACGACGACGCCCGGATCGCCGACTACCGGGCCTACTACGACAAGAGCTGGGGCGCCTTCAAGGACAAGACGCACCCGGTGCCCGGCAACCACGAGACCTACGACCCGGCCGGATCCCTCGCCGGATACAAGGCCTACTTCGGGCCGATCGCCTACCCCCAGGGCAAGAGCTACTACAGCTTCGACGAAGGCAACTGGCACTTCATCGCCCTCGACTCCAACTCCTTCGACCAGAGCGCCCAGATCGACTGGCTGAAGGCCGACCTCGCCAAGAACTCCAAGCAGTGCGTCGCCGCCTACTGGCACCACCCGCTGTACTCCTCGGGCGGCCACGGCAACGACCCGGTCAGCAAGCCCGTCTGGAACATCCTCTACGCGGCCAAGGCCGACCTGATCCTCAACGGGCACGACCACCACTACGAGCGGTTCGCCCCGCAGGACCCCAACGGCAAGGCCACGGCCGACGGCATCACCGAGATCGTCGGCGGCATGGGCGGCGCCGAGCCTTACCCCATCGAGAACGTCCAGCCCAACAGCCAGAAGCGGATCAGCGGCCAATACGGCGTGCTGAAGCTGGACTTCACCGACTCCGGCTACAGCTGGAGCTACATCGGCACCGACGGCAAGG